From the genome of Pseudomonas yamanorum, one region includes:
- a CDS encoding tetratricopeptide repeat protein — protein MIALWPHWFRPWWLLLLPLLGWLLWQLWHRQKRAGRWQMILPPAFHAALLSGGSGRESKSPWVVLGIAWLLAVLALLGPSWQRVEQPSQKPSDPLVVLLELTPEMLATDSPPSRLEQARRKLFDLLQARSDAQTAIVVYAGSAHTLVPLSDDLATSHNLLEALRPSIMPEPGHRADLAVEKALSLLKHGGLGQGRLLLIGSSLSKQERQGIRLQLQSNQAPSLSILGIGSREGTPVTQESGEFLKDAQGAILVPRLDSPTLKAFASEMGGLYRQARLDDKDLRHLGMLDGPQSLRNDGQLLHLDTWADQGYWLLLPLLLLAACAGRRGWLFFLPLLLLGAPQPSYAFDFQDLWLRPDQQGQLLLKKKRPAEAAEHFEDPQWQGVALYEAGNYAEAAKRFAEGSDAYSHYNRGNALAKSGELEAAIDAYEQALEAQPDLQPALKNKALVESLMQQEPEKTEPAKPAKNEDDETTQPGQTAQPGASSQTATGGEQTSQGQGQPGATDTQTGATPHTGSNEVPGSELGDEQTTTPPLRPANGNIEDEQRQALEQWLRQIPDNPGELLRRKFWYEQQQHQDKTR, from the coding sequence ATGATCGCCTTGTGGCCGCACTGGTTCCGCCCCTGGTGGCTGTTGCTGTTGCCGCTGCTCGGCTGGTTGCTGTGGCAGTTGTGGCACCGCCAGAAACGCGCCGGGCGCTGGCAGATGATTCTGCCTCCGGCGTTCCATGCCGCCTTGCTCAGCGGTGGCAGTGGCCGCGAAAGCAAATCACCGTGGGTGGTGCTCGGCATCGCCTGGCTGCTAGCCGTGCTGGCGTTGCTCGGCCCGAGCTGGCAGCGCGTCGAGCAGCCCAGTCAGAAACCCTCCGACCCACTGGTGGTGTTGCTGGAACTGACCCCGGAAATGCTCGCCACCGACAGCCCGCCCAGCCGTCTCGAACAGGCGCGGCGCAAGCTGTTCGACTTGCTCCAGGCCCGCAGCGATGCGCAGACCGCCATCGTGGTCTACGCCGGCAGCGCCCACACGCTGGTGCCGCTGTCCGACGACCTGGCCACCAGCCATAACCTGCTGGAAGCCCTGCGCCCCTCGATCATGCCCGAGCCCGGCCACCGCGCAGACCTGGCGGTGGAAAAAGCCCTGAGTCTGCTCAAGCATGGCGGCCTCGGCCAGGGCCGACTGCTGCTGATCGGCTCGTCGCTGTCCAAGCAGGAGCGCCAGGGCATTCGCCTGCAGTTGCAAAGCAACCAGGCGCCGAGCTTGTCGATCCTCGGCATCGGCAGCCGTGAAGGCACCCCGGTGACCCAGGAAAGCGGCGAATTCCTCAAGGACGCCCAAGGCGCAATTCTCGTACCGCGTCTCGACAGCCCGACCCTCAAGGCCTTCGCCAGCGAAATGGGCGGCCTCTACCGCCAGGCACGCCTGGACGACAAGGACCTGCGCCACCTCGGGATGCTGGACGGCCCGCAAAGCCTGCGCAATGACGGCCAACTGCTGCACCTCGACACCTGGGCCGATCAGGGTTACTGGCTGCTCTTGCCGCTGTTGCTGCTGGCCGCCTGCGCCGGGCGCCGTGGCTGGCTGTTCTTCTTGCCGCTGCTGCTGTTGGGCGCGCCGCAGCCCAGCTATGCCTTCGACTTCCAGGACCTGTGGTTGCGCCCCGACCAACAGGGCCAACTGCTGCTGAAGAAAAAACGCCCGGCCGAAGCGGCCGAACATTTCGAAGACCCGCAATGGCAAGGCGTCGCACTGTATGAAGCGGGCAACTATGCCGAAGCCGCCAAACGGTTTGCCGAGGGCAGCGACGCCTATTCCCACTACAATCGAGGCAATGCCCTGGCCAAAAGCGGCGAGCTGGAAGCGGCGATCGACGCCTACGAACAAGCCCTCGAAGCCCAGCCCGACTTGCAGCCGGCGCTGAAGAACAAAGCGCTGGTGGAAAGCCTGATGCAGCAGGAACCGGAAAAAACCGAGCCGGCCAAACCGGCAAAAAACGAGGATGACGAAACCACGCAACCCGGCCAGACTGCGCAACCGGGCGCCAGCAGCCAGACCGCCACCGGTGGCGAGCAGACGTCCCAAGGCCAGGGCCAGCCCGGCGCGACCGACACGCAAACCGGGGCCACGCCCCACACCGGCAGCAACGAGGTCCCCGGCAGCGAGTTGGGTGATGAGCAAACCACCACCCCGCCCCTGCGCCCCGCAAACGGCAACATTGAAGACGAACAGCGCCAGGCCCTGGAACAATGGCTGCGGCAGATCCCGGACAACCCCGGCGAGCTGCTGCGACGCAAATTCTGGTACGAACAGCAACAACATCAGGACAAGACTCGATGA
- a CDS encoding ABC transporter substrate-binding protein — translation MFDKNNKLRHSISLAAVLALSGLSAAAWADAYEDAAKKWIGSEFKPSTLTEAQQLEELKWFIKAAEPFRGMKINVVSETLTTHEYESKVLAKAFSEITGIKLTHDLLQEGDVVEKLQTQMQSDKNIYDGWVNDSDLIGTHFRYGKTESITDLMANEGKNFTSPTLDIKDFIGLSFTTAPDGKIYQLPDQQFANLYWFRADWFERADLKAKFKEKYGYELGVPVNWSAYEDIAKFFSEDVKEIDGKRVYGHMDYGKKDPSLGWRFTDAWFSMAGGGDKGLPNGLPVDEWGIRVEDCHPVGSSVTRGGDTNGPAAVFATQKYVDWMKAYAPPEAAGMTFSESGPVPSQGNIAQQIFWYTAFTADMTKPGLPVVNADGTPKWRMAPSPVGPYWEKGMKKGYQDVGSWTFLKSTPEKQKLAAWLYAQFVTSKTVSLKKTIVGLTPIRESDINSQAMTDLAPKLGGLVEFYRSPARVEWTPTGTNVPDYPRLAQLWWSHISEAASGEKTPQQALDGLAKDQDAIMTRLERSKVQPICGPKMNEERDAQYWFDQPGAPKPKLANEKPQGETVSYNELLKSWEAARK, via the coding sequence ATGTTCGATAAAAACAATAAGCTGCGACATAGCATTTCATTGGCGGCCGTGCTGGCGCTCAGCGGGCTCAGTGCTGCGGCCTGGGCGGATGCTTATGAAGACGCTGCGAAAAAATGGATCGGCAGTGAGTTCAAACCGTCGACCCTCACCGAAGCCCAGCAACTCGAAGAGCTGAAGTGGTTTATCAAGGCCGCGGAGCCGTTTCGTGGGATGAAGATCAACGTGGTGTCGGAAACCCTCACCACCCACGAATACGAGTCCAAGGTGCTGGCCAAGGCCTTCAGCGAAATTACCGGGATCAAGCTGACCCACGACCTGCTGCAGGAAGGCGACGTGGTGGAGAAGCTGCAAACCCAGATGCAGTCCGACAAGAATATCTATGACGGTTGGGTCAACGATTCCGACTTGATCGGTACGCACTTTCGCTACGGCAAGACAGAATCCATCACCGACCTGATGGCCAACGAAGGCAAGAACTTCACTTCGCCGACCCTGGACATCAAGGACTTCATCGGTCTCTCGTTCACCACCGCGCCGGACGGCAAGATCTACCAATTGCCCGACCAGCAGTTCGCCAACCTGTACTGGTTCCGCGCCGACTGGTTTGAGCGGGCGGACCTGAAAGCCAAGTTCAAGGAAAAATACGGCTATGAACTGGGCGTGCCGGTGAACTGGTCAGCCTATGAAGACATCGCCAAATTCTTCAGCGAAGACGTCAAGGAAATCGACGGCAAACGCGTCTACGGGCACATGGACTACGGCAAGAAAGACCCGTCCCTGGGCTGGCGTTTCACCGATGCCTGGTTCTCCATGGCCGGTGGCGGCGACAAAGGCCTGCCCAACGGCTTGCCGGTGGACGAGTGGGGCATTCGCGTGGAGGACTGCCATCCGGTGGGCTCCAGTGTGACCCGTGGGGGCGACACCAACGGCCCGGCGGCGGTCTTTGCCACGCAGAAATACGTGGACTGGATGAAGGCCTACGCGCCACCGGAAGCGGCGGGCATGACCTTCTCCGAGTCCGGCCCCGTGCCGTCCCAGGGCAACATCGCCCAGCAGATCTTCTGGTACACCGCGTTTACCGCCGACATGACCAAGCCGGGCCTGCCGGTGGTGAACGCCGATGGCACGCCGAAGTGGCGCATGGCGCCATCACCCGTCGGGCCTTATTGGGAAAAGGGCATGAAGAAGGGGTATCAGGACGTGGGTTCCTGGACCTTCCTCAAGTCGACGCCCGAGAAGCAGAAGCTGGCGGCTTGGCTGTACGCGCAGTTCGTGACCTCGAAAACCGTGTCGCTGAAGAAAACCATCGTGGGCCTGACACCGATTCGTGAGTCCGACATCAACTCCCAGGCCATGACCGACCTGGCGCCGAAACTCGGCGGGTTGGTGGAGTTCTACCGCAGCCCGGCCCGCGTGGAGTGGACCCCGACCGGCACCAACGTGCCGGACTATCCACGGTTGGCGCAATTGTGGTGGAGCCATATTTCGGAAGCGGCCAGCGGAGAGAAGACGCCGCAGCAGGCGCTGGATGGCTTGGCCAAGGATCAGGACGCGATCATGACGCGCCTGGAACGCTCCAAGGTGCAGCCGATTTGCGGGCCGAAAATGAACGAGGAACGGGACGCGCAATACTGGTTTGACCAGCCGGGTGCGCCGAAGCCTAAGTTGGCGAATGAGAAGCCACAGGGCGAAACCGTCAGTTATAACGAGTTGCTGAAGTCGTGGGAGGCGGCGCGCAAGTAA
- a CDS encoding vWA domain-containing protein yields MFEFAWPWIFALLPLPWLLRLILPVADSGEPALKVSFLSDLEGLARRRARVNLPGWRQQAPFVFLWLLLLTAAARPEWLGEPLPIAASGRDLLVAVDVSGSMDFPDMQWQDEDVSRLSLVKHLLGDFLEGREGDRVGLILFGSQAYLQAPLTFDRRTVRTWLDEARIGIAGKNTAIGDAIGLALKRLRQRPAQSRVLILVTDGANNAGEIDPLTAARLAAEEGVKIYPIGIGADPEETGSLGVLGVNPSLDLDEPALKAIAEATGGRYFRARDGNELLKVKETLDQLEPVAQQPTQARPAQALYSAPLALALILSMLLVIQERWPDNALQRLFNKLSSKGRFLQPNPEWRERLKRLRLRRRR; encoded by the coding sequence ATGTTTGAGTTCGCCTGGCCGTGGATCTTTGCCCTGTTGCCACTGCCGTGGTTGCTGCGCCTCATCCTGCCGGTGGCCGACAGTGGCGAACCGGCGCTGAAAGTCAGCTTCCTCAGCGACCTCGAAGGCCTGGCCCGCCGCCGCGCGCGGGTCAACCTGCCGGGATGGCGCCAGCAAGCGCCGTTCGTGTTCCTGTGGCTGCTGCTGTTGACCGCCGCCGCACGCCCGGAATGGCTGGGCGAGCCGCTGCCCATTGCTGCCAGCGGCCGTGATTTGCTGGTGGCCGTGGACGTCTCTGGCTCGATGGACTTCCCCGATATGCAGTGGCAAGACGAAGACGTCAGTCGCCTGAGCCTGGTCAAGCACCTGCTGGGGGATTTCCTGGAAGGCCGCGAAGGTGACCGCGTGGGACTTATCCTGTTCGGCAGCCAGGCTTATCTGCAAGCACCGCTGACCTTTGACCGACGCACCGTACGCACCTGGCTGGATGAAGCACGAATCGGCATCGCCGGCAAAAACACCGCGATTGGCGACGCCATCGGCCTGGCCCTCAAGCGCCTGCGCCAGCGTCCGGCCCAAAGCCGGGTGCTGATCCTGGTCACCGACGGCGCCAACAATGCCGGCGAAATCGACCCGCTGACCGCCGCCCGCCTGGCCGCCGAAGAAGGCGTGAAAATCTACCCGATCGGCATCGGCGCAGACCCCGAGGAAACCGGTTCCCTGGGCGTCCTCGGCGTCAACCCAAGCCTGGATCTTGACGAACCGGCCCTCAAGGCCATCGCCGAGGCCACCGGCGGCCGCTACTTCCGCGCCCGCGACGGCAACGAACTGCTAAAGGTCAAGGAAACCCTCGACCAGCTTGAGCCCGTGGCCCAGCAACCGACTCAGGCGCGCCCCGCCCAGGCGTTGTACAGCGCGCCGCTGGCCTTGGCGCTGATCCTCAGCATGCTGCTGGTGATCCAGGAACGCTGGCCCGATAACGCCTTGCAACGGCTGTTCAACAAACTGTCCAGCAAGGGCCGTTTCCTGCAACCCAATCCTGAATGGCGCGAACGCCTGAAACGCCTGCGTTTGCGGAGGCGTCGATGA
- a CDS encoding DUF4381 domain-containing protein: protein MSSLDQLQPLIAPPVIGFWPPAPGWWLLLLIIPLAGWGLWWLRRFLPAKRPLARAEQPLDPLRIAALAELALMPKPYDGAPAGAWLQQLNGLLKRLCRNDYPYSQSHTLNGRKWLAFLDNRCPAAGLTRWMVLVEGAYKPECKLDDKAIAGLTQAVDTWIRKHV, encoded by the coding sequence ATGAGCAGCCTCGACCAACTGCAACCCCTGATCGCCCCGCCCGTGATCGGCTTCTGGCCGCCGGCGCCGGGCTGGTGGCTGTTGCTGCTGATCATCCCGCTGGCGGGTTGGGGCCTGTGGTGGCTGCGCCGCTTCCTGCCGGCCAAGCGCCCGCTGGCCCGTGCCGAGCAGCCCCTGGACCCGCTGCGCATCGCCGCCCTCGCCGAACTGGCCCTGATGCCCAAGCCGTACGACGGCGCGCCGGCCGGTGCCTGGCTGCAACAACTCAACGGCCTGCTCAAACGCCTGTGCCGCAATGACTACCCCTACAGCCAGAGCCACACCCTCAACGGCCGCAAGTGGCTGGCGTTCCTCGACAACCGCTGCCCCGCTGCCGGACTGACCCGCTGGATGGTGCTGGTGGAAGGCGCCTACAAGCCCGAATGCAAACTCGACGACAAGGCCATCGCCGGGCTGACCCAAGCGGTCGACACCTGGATTCGCAAACATGTTTGA
- a CDS encoding DUF2160 domain-containing protein: MEWMAWTTPTALFFAAIGLLLVGMTTWELRSPSIPRRGLLPISTTRGDRLFIGLLGSAYLHLLVIGVTGWSIWVASALSLVWLLSVMRWG, translated from the coding sequence ATGGAATGGATGGCCTGGACCACCCCGACTGCACTGTTCTTTGCCGCGATCGGCCTGCTGCTGGTGGGCATGACGACCTGGGAATTGCGTTCGCCGAGTATCCCCCGGCGTGGTTTGTTACCGATCAGCACCACCCGTGGTGATCGCTTGTTTATCGGTCTTCTCGGCAGCGCCTACCTTCATTTGTTGGTGATCGGCGTAACCGGCTGGAGCATCTGGGTGGCGTCCGCGCTGTCTCTGGTGTGGCTGTTGTCTGTGATGCGTTGGGGCTAG
- a CDS encoding BatD family protein produces the protein MNRCTALLLTLALWASQAQAAGLVASVDRSRINSGETVELTVESNDVTLFGKPDLAPLDPLFEVSGTRQINQLTTLGGDNHATTRWIITLLPKENGTVVIPPLQIGELKTQPITLQVVETVSQNTEAQLAPVFIETNLDQDSVYVQAQALLTVRVYHSVSLYDDSSLTPLQVDDTRIEQLGESRTYEKVINGIRHGVIETRYAIYPQHSGTLTIPAQTFSATLVEPRPAQDNNPQGSKPGKLIHVSSPELSLTVKAKPAMYPADAPWLPARSLTLMESWNPEPDHVQVGDSLTRSLTLKAEGLAGAQLPPLALSDIPGLRRYPDQPVLSNQNNDRGLIGSREDREALVPNRVGALELPAVEVVWWNTHEDHLERTSLPARTLQVATNPSLIVDTPASPTVITAPDNDSLWIWQLTSLILACTTLLGFGLWWRARWQPAILRAAQTGPSPRTLLDDLKRASQANDPQATRQALDAWARQQPETLADMAARFVPLSDALDGLNGALYSESGQYWQGEELWRAVKAIPMAEREQDPAGDSTSLPPLYPK, from the coding sequence ATGAACCGCTGCACCGCCCTTCTTCTCACCCTCGCGTTGTGGGCCAGCCAGGCCCAGGCAGCCGGCCTGGTGGCCAGTGTCGACCGCAGCCGCATCAATTCCGGGGAGACGGTGGAACTGACGGTGGAGTCCAACGACGTCACACTGTTCGGCAAACCGGACCTGGCGCCCCTGGACCCGCTGTTTGAAGTGAGCGGCACACGCCAGATCAACCAGCTCACCACCCTGGGCGGCGACAACCACGCCACCACCCGCTGGATCATCACCCTGCTGCCCAAAGAGAACGGCACCGTGGTGATTCCGCCCTTGCAGATCGGCGAACTCAAGACCCAGCCGATCACCCTGCAAGTGGTGGAGACCGTCAGCCAGAACACCGAGGCCCAACTGGCCCCGGTGTTCATCGAAACCAACCTCGACCAGGACAGTGTCTACGTCCAGGCCCAGGCGCTGCTGACCGTGCGCGTCTACCACTCGGTGTCGCTGTACGACGACAGCAGCCTCACGCCGTTGCAGGTGGACGATACACGCATCGAACAATTGGGCGAATCGCGCACCTACGAGAAAGTCATCAACGGCATACGCCATGGCGTGATCGAAACCCGCTATGCGATCTACCCGCAGCACAGCGGCACGTTGACTATTCCGGCGCAGACATTCAGCGCCACCCTGGTGGAGCCGCGGCCCGCCCAGGACAACAACCCCCAAGGCTCCAAACCCGGCAAACTGATCCACGTCAGCTCGCCGGAGCTGTCCCTGACGGTCAAGGCCAAGCCGGCAATGTACCCGGCCGACGCTCCCTGGCTGCCGGCACGCAGCCTGACGCTGATGGAAAGCTGGAACCCCGAGCCCGATCACGTACAGGTCGGCGACTCCCTGACCCGCAGCCTGACCTTGAAAGCCGAAGGCCTGGCCGGCGCGCAACTGCCGCCGCTGGCGCTGAGCGACATCCCGGGCCTGCGCCGCTATCCGGACCAGCCAGTGCTGAGCAACCAGAACAACGACCGTGGCCTGATCGGCAGTCGCGAAGATCGCGAAGCCCTGGTGCCCAACCGTGTCGGCGCACTGGAATTACCAGCGGTGGAAGTGGTGTGGTGGAACACCCACGAAGACCACTTGGAACGCACCAGCCTGCCGGCGCGCACCCTGCAAGTGGCGACCAATCCGAGCCTGATCGTGGACACGCCGGCCAGCCCAACGGTGATCACCGCGCCGGACAATGACAGCCTGTGGATCTGGCAACTGACCAGCCTGATCCTGGCCTGCACCACCCTGCTGGGCTTCGGTTTGTGGTGGCGTGCACGCTGGCAGCCGGCGATTTTGCGCGCCGCGCAAACCGGCCCGAGCCCGCGTACCTTGCTGGACGACCTCAAGCGGGCAAGCCAGGCCAATGACCCGCAGGCCACGCGTCAGGCACTGGATGCCTGGGCGCGACAGCAGCCGGAAACCCTGGCGGACATGGCCGCGCGGTTTGTGCCGCTGTCAGATGCGTTGGACGGGTTGAACGGCGCGCTGTACAGCGAGAGCGGGCAGTATTGGCAGGGTGAGGAATTGTGGCGGGCGGTGAAGGCGATTCCGATGGCGGAGCGTGAGCAGGACCCTGCGGGGGATAGCACCAGCTTGCCGCCGCTGTATCCCAAGTAG
- a CDS encoding DUF58 domain-containing protein, which yields MNAGDGTRVTLSELIEMRHRVREVQLFSTPSQRSPLIGLHHSKLRGRGVDFDQVRVYQAGDDVRTIDWRVTARTQEPHTKLFHEERERPIFIMVEQSCRLFFGSGQMFKSVLAAQAASLIGWAALGHNDRVGGLVFGDSEHYEIKPRRSKQSLLQLLNRLVRVNQSLNTERRPEADALGMALRRAREVLRPGSLVIVICDERALTEGAEQQLSLLSRHCDLLLLPVSDPLDHALPAAGLLRFAERGAQLELDTLNFDLRQAYKAQAEARSARWELLAQKLRVLLMPLSTQGEMVEQLREYLNPQRPVKKQ from the coding sequence ATGAACGCTGGCGATGGAACCCGTGTCACCTTGAGCGAATTGATCGAGATGCGCCATCGCGTCCGAGAAGTGCAGTTGTTTTCCACGCCGAGCCAGCGCAGCCCGCTGATCGGCCTGCACCACTCGAAACTGCGCGGGCGCGGGGTCGACTTCGATCAGGTGCGGGTCTACCAGGCCGGCGACGATGTACGTACCATCGACTGGCGCGTCACCGCACGCACCCAGGAGCCCCACACCAAACTGTTCCATGAAGAGCGCGAACGACCGATCTTCATCATGGTGGAGCAAAGCTGCCGGCTGTTTTTCGGCTCGGGGCAGATGTTCAAGTCGGTGCTGGCGGCCCAGGCGGCGAGCCTGATCGGCTGGGCGGCACTGGGCCATAACGACCGGGTCGGCGGACTGGTGTTCGGCGACAGCGAGCACTACGAAATCAAACCCCGGCGCAGCAAGCAAAGCCTGCTGCAACTGCTCAACCGTCTGGTACGGGTCAACCAGAGCCTCAATACCGAGCGCCGCCCGGAAGCCGACGCCCTCGGCATGGCCTTGCGCCGTGCCCGGGAAGTATTGCGCCCGGGCAGCCTGGTCATTGTGATCTGCGACGAGCGCGCCCTGACTGAAGGCGCCGAGCAACAGCTGAGCCTGTTGTCGCGGCATTGCGACCTGCTGCTGTTGCCGGTGTCCGACCCGCTGGACCACGCCCTGCCCGCCGCCGGGCTGCTGCGCTTCGCCGAGCGCGGCGCCCAGCTGGAACTGGACACCCTGAATTTCGACCTGCGCCAAGCCTACAAAGCCCAGGCCGAAGCCCGCAGCGCACGCTGGGAATTGCTCGCGCAAAAGCTGCGGGTGCTGTTGATGCCCTTGAGTACCCAGGGTGAAATGGTCGAGCAACTGCGCGAATACCTGAACCCGCAACGCCCGGTTAAAAAGCAATGA
- a CDS encoding AAA family ATPase, whose product MEHREALLALRTFLSTQILGQEKLIERLLIALLADGHMLVEGAPGLAKTKAIKELAEGIEAQFHRIQFTPDLLPADITGTEIYRPETGSFVFQQGPIFHNLVLADEINRAPAKVQSALLEAMAERQVSVGRSTYELSPLFLVMATQNPIEQEGTYPLPEAQLDRFLMHVKIGFPDAAVERRILQQARGEALNGETKPERRVSQQAIFAARKEILGLYMADAVEEYLVQLVMATRTPAKFDPEMAEWIAYGASPRGSIALDRCARAHAWLAGRDFVSPEDIQAVLFDVLRHRIILSFEAEAAGIDQDRVVQRILDVVAVA is encoded by the coding sequence ATGGAACATCGTGAAGCGCTGCTTGCGCTGCGAACCTTTCTTTCAACGCAGATTCTCGGCCAGGAAAAACTCATCGAGCGCTTGCTCATTGCCCTGCTCGCCGATGGCCATATGCTGGTTGAAGGCGCTCCCGGCCTGGCCAAGACCAAGGCTATCAAGGAGCTTGCCGAAGGGATCGAGGCACAGTTCCATCGCATCCAGTTCACCCCCGACCTGCTGCCCGCCGACATCACCGGCACCGAGATCTATCGCCCGGAAACCGGCAGTTTCGTGTTCCAGCAAGGTCCGATCTTCCACAACCTGGTGCTGGCGGACGAAATCAACCGGGCCCCGGCCAAGGTGCAGTCGGCATTGCTCGAAGCCATGGCCGAGCGCCAGGTCAGCGTGGGGCGCAGCACTTACGAGTTGTCGCCGTTGTTCCTGGTGATGGCCACGCAAAACCCCATCGAGCAGGAAGGCACCTACCCGCTGCCTGAAGCCCAGCTCGACCGGTTCCTGATGCACGTGAAAATCGGCTTCCCGGACGCCGCTGTCGAGCGCCGCATCCTGCAGCAGGCCCGTGGCGAAGCGCTAAACGGCGAGACCAAGCCCGAGCGCCGGGTCAGCCAGCAGGCGATTTTCGCCGCGCGCAAGGAAATCCTCGGCCTGTACATGGCTGACGCGGTGGAGGAATACCTGGTGCAACTGGTGATGGCCACCCGCACCCCGGCCAAGTTCGACCCGGAAATGGCCGAGTGGATTGCCTATGGCGCCAGCCCCCGCGGCTCGATTGCCCTGGACCGCTGCGCCCGGGCCCACGCCTGGTTGGCCGGTCGCGATTTCGTCAGCCCGGAAGACATCCAGGCGGTGCTGTTCGACGTGCTGCGTCACCGCATCATCCTGTCGTTCGAAGCTGAAGCCGCCGGCATCGACCAGGACCGCGTGGTGCAACGCATTCTCGACGTCGTTGCCGTCGCTTGA